The Natronosporangium hydrolyticum nucleotide sequence AGATCGCGCCGAGCAGCGCCTCCATCGTGTCGGCCAGGATGCTGGCTTTGTCCCGGCCGCCGGTCGCCTCCTCACCCTTACCGAGCAGCAGGTACGGGCCCAGCCCGGCCGGGCCGAGTCCCCGGGCCACCTCGGCCAACGCCCGCATGTTGACCACACTGGCGCGCAACTTCGCGAGCTGCCCCTCGGCCAGCTCGGGATGGTTCTGATACAGCGCCGTAGTGATCACTAGCCCGAGCACGGCGTCGCCCAGGAACTCAAGTCGCTCGTTCGTGGGCAGTCCGCCGTGCTCGTACGCGTACGAACGGTGAGTGAGGGCACGCTGCAGCAGCGACGAGTCGATGGAGACCCCGAACGCCGCCGTCAGCACCGCCTCAGGAGGCCGGCTCACAGACAGCCGGCCTAGCTCAGCTCGATGACCTGCCGGCCATGGTAGGTGCCGCAGACCTGGCATGCCGCGTGCGGCAGCTTCGGCTCCCGGCACTGCGGGCACGGCGCGGTCGGCACCCGGCGGGCCTTCCACTGCGCCCGGCGAGAACGGGTGTTGCTGCGCGACATCTTGCGCTTCGGTACGGCCACGGTCTCCTACTCCTCCGTCGAGGTCAACTTCTTCAGTGCTGCCCAGCGAGGGTCGATCTCGTCCTCGTGGCGATGATCCGCCGGCAGGTCGTCCCAGTGTGCCCCACACCGCGAGCACAGCCCGGGACAGTCGCCCCGGCAGAGCGGGCTGGTGGGCAGCGCCAGCACCACCGCGTCCCGCACGGCCGGCTCCAGGTCGATCAACTCGTCCTGTAGCCGGCCCACCTCATCCTCCTCGGTGGTGGCGTCCGTGGTGCTGTCCGGGTAGGCGAACAACTCCTGGACCTCCACCCCCACCTGGTCACGGATCGGGCGCAGGCAGCGGGCGCACTCCCCCTCGACGGAACCGCTCACGGTCCCCGAGACGAGCACGCCCTCGGTCACCGACTCCAGCCGGAGATCCAGCTGCAGGTCGCTGCCGGCCGGCACGCCGATCAGCGCGATGCCGAGGTCTTCCGGCGCGGCGACCACCCGCTCCTCCCGGCGCATCGCCCCAGGGGAACGGGGAAGCTGCCTCGCGTCGAGGACCAGCGGCGAGCGAGGGTTAGGTTGAGCATTGGAATGATCACGCATCGTAAGACTCCGACCAGTCAAAGGCCGAACAACCAGGCTACCCGGCCACGCCCGGCACCGGCTATCGGGGTAGGTTGATCTTGAACCGGCGGGTCACCGCCGGCGCCCGCAGAACTCAGAAGGACTGCGGCTCCGCCTCCGGCAACTCCTCCTCCGACGCGCTGAAGGCGCCGATCTCCCGCAGCGCGTGCATCTTGTCCCGCCCCCGCTCGATCGAGGCCAACGACTTCGTGAGGAACTGCTCGAAGTTGGCGAGCGCGGTGTCGACATAGTCGTCCACCTCGTCCCGCAACCGCTGCGCCTCCTCCCGGGCCTCGGTCACCATCCGGTTCGCCTCGTGCTCGGCGGAGACCACCACCTCATGCACCGACACCAACCGGGAGTGCTCCTGCTCACCCTCGGCGATGATCCGGTCCGCCTCCCGCTTGCC carries:
- a CDS encoding YceD family protein, with the protein product MRDHSNAQPNPRSPLVLDARQLPRSPGAMRREERVVAAPEDLGIALIGVPAGSDLQLDLRLESVTEGVLVSGTVSGSVEGECARCLRPIRDQVGVEVQELFAYPDSTTDATTEEDEVGRLQDELIDLEPAVRDAVVLALPTSPLCRGDCPGLCSRCGAHWDDLPADHRHEDEIDPRWAALKKLTSTEE
- the rnc gene encoding ribonuclease III; amino-acid sequence: MSRPPEAVLTAAFGVSIDSSLLQRALTHRSYAYEHGGLPTNERLEFLGDAVLGLVITTALYQNHPELAEGQLAKLRASVVNMRALAEVARGLGPAGLGPYLLLGKGEEATGGRDKASILADTMEALLGAIYLEHGMDSAAQVIHKLFDPLLAASAARGAGLDWKTSLQELTAERSLGVPEYRVEEHGPDHAKTFTSWVIVAGTRYGGATGASKKEAEQRAAEAAWRKLSAHAEQASELSARHA
- the rpmF gene encoding 50S ribosomal protein L32 encodes the protein MAVPKRKMSRSNTRSRRAQWKARRVPTAPCPQCREPKLPHAACQVCGTYHGRQVIELS